ATCAAGATGAATTGTTTTTCCAACATTTTTTCATGCAAACACTTTTTTTGTAATAGAAAAGGCATAGTTGGACACTGCAGGGAAACAAGAGCAGCTAACAGTTAGTACAGTTTTAATCAAGATTTTAAAGCTGTGATTTTAATGCAACTACTGCACTAAAAAAGAACCTGCTGTAAATGAAGTGTATCTACTAGATTAATGGATTGGTTAGTATGATACTACACACAAGTGCTATGACAGTGTGGTGGTACCTAGAATAATCACACCACCACTTCCTTCCACCAAGCTGAGTTTACAGAAATACTGTTAGAGGTTGGGCACTACAAAATTTTGAGGGGTTGCTCTAGGAGCAAAGTTCCATGGTTGAATGGCTGCACCATACCATACTAGTGGAGTGAATCATTAAAAGGGAAGGATTGTCTAGTGATACCCAAGTGAACTTAGTTGTATTTCCAGCGCTATCAGATTTAGCACAACTTCAGATGTAATTGAGGTataaagaaattaaatgaaaacccCTTCATCTAAAAATGGGgatatttccctacctcagaAAGGAACTATGAGACTTGATTCATTAGTCATAGAAAAATGCAACAAAGATTGTGGTAGGGTTAATCCTACTATGTGCCAAGGTAGATGTCATTTAGCAGAAATGCAGTTTGTCAGAAAAATATTGATTTCCTACTAATTTTTTACCTGACAATAAGGGTTTGATGCAGAGAATCCCTTACTATGCTAAAATTAGTTTATAACAGGTCACACTGTTTGATTTATTCTCTACCCCAGCCATTAAACTAATGCATAGAACTACATATTTCAGGATTGCTTTTCCTCCATAATATAATCAATTATAATTGACAGTGATGATAGCCTCTTTGGTTATAGTACTCTTCCCAAAGGTAGGAAGGCAGTAGTTTTAATATAGGTGCTGAACAGCTTGCTtgagtttatttaaaataaataagcacACTGTCAAGTGTAATATTTTCTATTATATTGGATTTTCATCAACAGGTTTCCTTCAACCAGAGACAAAAACAAGGTTAGTACCATgaaaggtgtgggggggaaagagggaacaTCCACCACCAAAGGAGCTTTAAAACAACATCAAAATATGCTATATACTAGCATGAGAGGGGAATTAAAGGGTTTTTGATATTACGTAGGTAATCAGTACAACTCAAAAGCATTAAAGACAGTCATTAAATACACAATGGAAGAATTGCTGCCAGAGGAGTTTTAAAGTAAACCAAGTGGATTATTTTAATCATGTAGCAAGAATTAAATGAATTTCTAGTGTTCCACAATTACATTAGTAATTAGATTCACATTCTTGTAAAACAAAAATCCTCCTCCCACTTCCAAATTATTCCAGGGTTCAAGACATGGATATTTCAGCTGTTGACCTAATAGAGCTCAAGAATGTCTGCAGAGAAGTGTGTGCTTCTCCTATTTCAGTttataccattaaaaaaaaatcaaggtccAGACCTAAGGAAAAACTGCACTTGTGGGTTGCTGTACCAGCAGTGAAGTGCAGTCAAATTAATATCTTGCTCTTCATTTTACATGAAGTTAACAAGAACTGAAAATTTAATAGAAAGCTGTTTAACTTTATTACATTTCCAGAAGCCAGAAAGTTTTATCCTATGTAAATAATGTATTGGATGttcaaaactacattaaaaaactAAAGTGCTTTAGTGCTGACTAGCTTTGCCAGAATATTTCTGGAATGTTAAGAAAGCAGTTGAAGTGAAAGGGAAATAGCAGATTGATAAATCCCTAAATTGTTAACTAGAGCCATTAAAGATGCTACTAGTCCTTAATACAGAAACTAAACAGACTAAGAATGCAACAGAATCCTTTTGTCTGCCTAACACGTCCAGGCAGCACCAAACAGCCgcagttgtgattttttttttttaaatcccccaaAAAATGAGCAGATTTTGTTTCAAGACAGAAGTCTTGGATTCAGAAATGTTTTTACTTGCACTCAAGAATTAAATGTCTAAATCAGTTTTCTTTGGTAGGTACCAGGTTATCCACGACCAACTGTGTATCACTTTCCACCTGTGGAATCTGTGCTGACACAATTACAGATATTCAACACTGCAATTTTACTCAGGCTTTTACCAAAATTTCAATATGTAATTAGGTAGTTTAAGCACAGTTTGAAGTTTGGTTTTCTGAAAAGTAACTGTAAAAGTGGATTTGTGGACTTCCTTGTTTCTCATTGACTTCTAGTACAAATCCACTTGGTTTACAAGTATCCCTCCTACCCCTCCACCTTCCAGCCACCTACAACCTAAAAATCAAAGTTGAGCTTGGTGTATCCAGAAATAGCTTAAGATATTACAGTCAGAATATGGCTTAACAATTTTGTTGATTTACAAGCAAGAACCGGACCAAGTTCAAAGTCTCCTGCAGCTGTACTGACTCTGCAAATACTAACAGGAATGACAAGAAGAAACTTATTTTAGTGAGTAAATGACTCAAATATATTCAAGGAGCAGATGTACTGAATCATGTCATTTctacatagtcacttttcagaagagAACCACTCTAAAGGATTGcttccaaaaaaaacccactattgTTAAAACTAAGGTCAGTTCTATAATTGATAGCCAAAGGGTTAAGTAGTTCTtactgaatagaaaaaaaaaaaaagagacatgcTCACATCAACAAAGTAGGATTTTTATTTGCAATATTTAACCTAGAGGTGGGTTTTATTTAAGATAtgactttattaaaaatacaagGTATCTGAAAAATCAGAACAATTATTATAATGTACAAATTCAATAGCTGTagcagttttgtatttttattggaatcctaaaaaaaaaaaaggtgggggagaggaagggacagCCCTTTAGACCActtttatattcacttaaaaCAAGATCTAACAAGGACAATTCAATTTTACATCTTGGACATGTGTACACAACACAACGCATTTACAGTCCCATCGTGCACACTAGGTAATAACTTTGCTGCTGAAATTTCTTAAAACTTACCAAACAAAAAGTTGAATGATAGAATGGGATCAAAAAAGTGCCAATGTATTATgatttttttgtaaagggaaaatgtTCAACCTAAAAACAGACATATGCAAGAACTACATCCAGCGGGATAAATAAATGTCTGACATTTCACAAGCATTCTCAAATGAGGGAGGGcatgtgggggtggagaggaggaaaTAGAGACACACTGCTACAGACACCATAATACACAATACATTtagataatttaaaaataaaaaaggcaagaGGCAGCATTTCAGCAGCAAAGTGCTCAATAAAAAGTATAGAGGGATAGTACAAGGAAATGGGGAAACAGCAGGATGGGAAAAGATCTCAAAGGAAATACGGTGTAGTTGTTCTAGGAGGAATTACGCGTTCTGAGTCTGGAACTGCACGGAATAACTTTGGTTCTCTTGTATTTACATCTTTAAAGACCATGATTGATGCAATATTTCCACAACGGTAACAGTAATTTGGAGCAGACCATACTGTTACCAACTTCTCATCAAACATGAATTTATAGCCTTCATGCACTAGCTGATGTGCTCTGCAGATGAGTTTCAAGTTGTTGATATGAACAAActgtaatttaaagaaaaatatataaatatttacagtAAGTAGTTATATATGCTTAGTACATAACAGCTCTCTACTACTTAGAACATTGCTCTGTCTCAAGATTTCAATTTTTTACTCAAGGAGAAGAGGTCTGCTGGGTAAACCTGCAGATAAAAGCCTTCTACAGGAATCACCACGGAGTTTTAACTGCAGATGAGATACCATTCATTTCAGACCCCTGGCTTTTGCCTCTAACTCCTGAGACCTACCAAACTGAGATAGTTGTTCTTTCACAGCAGAAAATGCTAGTCAGTCAGAAGCTTAGAAACTAGTCAACCGGTCAAGAATGTGTTAGCACAACCAGTCGTGCCATAAATGGACATGGAGATAACTTGTTGTGGGGGGGTGCCATCACCCCAAATAAGTAAAACGGCTACACAAACACCACCTCTATTTGCATATTTTAAGGTTCATGTAATATGTTCAGGCTTTTCAGATTATGACGCTACCACAATTCCAAAGGCCAGGTAATACAACAACAAGTCAGACACTACTAGTTTGGGTATTTCAATAACCTGAAAGGTTGACATGTTTTAGTGAATGGGTTTTCCCAGACTTACTGAAGCTTTTGTTCAGTGGAAGACTAAAGCATGAGCTTTGgtgagaaagagaaaagaatagcAGCTTTGGGAGAATACTTGGCTGGAAACAATCACCTCCTGTACTAGGATAGCCACCAGCTAGAAAGATTGACCACCATCTCACCACAAGAGCAAAAGAGGGAGTTCACAAACAAAACAGTGGCAGATGTGCAGGTTGTTTTAGAAGTTGAAATGGCTTGTTACTAAGATTATCTTGAGACCTTTTATTATGGATTAGTATTAAAAGCAACCATCCCAACTTACTTTACTGGTCTCCCTTGTTAAACAATTGCACTGTGCATAGTCATCAGATCACACAATGTTATTTCTGTTATGCCATTAGAGCATCAAACTTAAAGCTAAGCAAGGTTTTAGTTCATCTGCTCCCTCAATTTTACATTCTATGATGGTGATTTTACCTCATTTGTGACCTTTGCACCAAACAGCCAGCCTGCTCCTCGGGGACTAATTGCCCAGGTATCAACATCCTCTGGATCAGACCAGACAAGGTCACAAAAGGCTCCTTTGTGAGGAATTTCTTGATTGCGTTCAATGGTTCGAATTTGATCCAGTGTCTTGATGTCAGGAGATAGGCCACCATGTACACAGAGAATCTGCTCATCTATTAACTGAGAGAAagaatagaatcacagaaatgtagggctggaagggacctcgagaggtcatctagttcatccACCCACGttgaggcaggactaagcataCCTCGACAATCCCTGATATGTGACTAACATTCTTAAAATCCTTCAAAGACAGGGATTCCTATGCTTCcactggaagcctattccagtgcttaactatcctcaAAATTAGTAAGTTTTCCctatctaatctaaatcttccTTGTTGAAAATTAAGCCCAatacttcttgtccttccttcaatggacatggagaacaattgatcaccatcctccttataacagcccttaacagaattgaagacttatgtcccctttcagtctttcctcaagAAGAAAcattccaggtttttttttttttagcctttcctgatgggtcaggttttctaagccttttattatttttgctgctctcttctggactctccagtttctctacatctttcttaaaatgtggtgcccagaattagTCAgaactccaggtgaggcctcaccagtgccaagcagaacAGGAAAATACTTCCTGTATCTcacatgacactcctgttaatataatTCTGCGGTGCATAGTCTTTTTCACAATTGTATCACATtgataggtctataaaatcatgagtggtgtggagaaagtaaagtgttatttattccttctcacaacacaaaagctaggggtcaccaaatgaaattaatagacagcaggtttaaaacaaacaaagggaaatattttttccacacaacacagtcaacctgcagaactccttgccagaggatgttgtgaaagccaagactataacagggttcaaaaaagaactagataaattcatggaggataggtccatcaatggctattagccaggatggataggGATGGTAtctctaacctctgtttgccagaagccaagaatgggcaacaggggatggatcacttgattgcctgttctgttcattccctcaggggcacctggcattggccactgtcagaatacaggataccaggctagatggacctttggtctgacccagtatggctgttcttatgctgactcattcaatttgtgatccactataatccccaaatccttttcaacaGTATGACTGCCTGCCAattattccacattttgtagTTCTGTTTGATTTTCTGAGTacttgcacttgtctttgttgaatttcatcttgttgaattcagaccaattcaacaatttatcaaaatcattttgaattataatcctatcctccagttGCTTGTACCCTATCCCagattggtgtcatctgcaagttGTAGAAGCATACTCTTCACTCTATTATTCAAGTCACTAATGAAagtattgactagtactggacccaggacagacccccctGCAGGACCACTCTAGATCCTCCCCCTCACCCGCCTTTTgatagcaaaccattgataactactctgagtactgtctttcaaccagttgtgtacccaccttataataatttcatctagaccatatttccctagtcttcttatgagaaggtcatgcaggACAGTATAAAAAAGACTTTCTAAAAAGTCAAGATACATCATGTCtacttctcccccacccactaGTCCAGGATTCATGTATAAAGCCTGGAATATTTTTACTTGTAATTTCAGTTTGTCTCTAGACACTATGACAATTAAAAGCCACTTAAATATGTGCCTAGTGAAACAATGATGCAAAATAATCTGTTTTATCTGTTTTTAGTGAGTTTAAAAACTTACAGCTGCTACTGTCAGCATATCAAAGACTTTGGTACAGTATCTCCAGGCATTTGCATTTCCGTATTTGGTTTGGCACTCATCTGTTAAATAGAGAAATCATTTTATTGTTTGACATTTTCTCCGATTCTGTTAAGGAAAAATATCCCAGATATTTACACTAGAACTTGAAATCTCAATAAATAGATGAGCAAAGAAATATGCTGGTCCATCAGACAGGAACACTGACTGTAATACAATGAGAGAGGATTTTTCTTATGGCCATCTGTTCACTCCATTGGGAGTGGTTTTCTAATTTCTTGCATACTCAAGCAATATTTTGGCAAAGGTTTCCTCCCATCTTAGTGTGACTAAAGGTGCTGCCTCCATAAAAAGCTTCTTCACGCCCTCCACAACTCAAATCTCAATTTAGTTCATCATGAACAAGTCCTTGGTTCAATTCTTGTGCTATGAAAAGAAGTCAGATGCTACTGGAATGATTAAATAGGCCAGATGCTTCTGAAGATGCTCTTTCCAAAGCAGAGGAAGAGAGTTATGGTTGCTTTGTTTGGTTTAGAAATCAACCCTGTCCAAATTGTGCTATAGGAACTAATACCCCACATTAGGCCACTAAGGAAACTGAACAGACAAATCTtaggtgtttggggtttttttaaaataaagaagtcATGTCCACGTTTGAGTTGCTGAAGATCATACTGTGAGACGCAAAGAAAACCCCTCACAATTAGCCTCTGCTACTGCCCTAACGCAGTCACAGTGCCACAGCATGGCCCTATCTATACAGGCAGAACCAAACCACGCAACACTTTTTTGGgtcaaagaggatggagcctcAATGTAGTTGTAACTAACTAGGTTCGAACAGATCTGGATAAGTCAGACCTAACAAGCAAGGATTCCTTAGGCATAATGGATTAAGAGATCAAGATTTATACTCATTTCTCCTCATTTCCAGAGGGATCCAAAAGCAAGTCCATTTTTGATTACATATTCCTTGGGGCAACTATTAGATCCTTGAAAGATTTCCCCAAGTCTTCTCATAGCTTTGGAACTACAATTAAGTTTTCAGGCAAACCCACTCCCTCAGTTTATATTGTTTGCGTTAATGCCTAGTACTAATCATGTGTTCATTCACTAATATTGCCACATCTACTGCACCAGCAGTGACTTACCAGATAAGCCATCTTTGTTACCAAGTTGGTAGAATTAAAAGCTATTATGACCTAAGTCATAGAGATTTctctatattttgtttttctacagcacttttcatcagacAATCCCAACGCACTTCAAATATTAAGCCTCAACTCCCAGATTAAGCTCCTTATCACACAGTTTCACAGATAAGAAGTCCGAGGCATAGACGTGAAGACCTGTGGTTATAttgcaagtcagtgacagagctgaaaATAGAACTCTACCCAGTAGATTAGAGCACAGTCCTTTTCAGGGCTAATTACTGTTCCCCATACTATGCTACATTACTTCACTATTTGACAGTGCATAAATTCAGACTGGCTTATTGCTCTGATGAATCCTACTTCATGATCCACTTGGCCTCTAGAAAAGCTATACATGTATTCAAAGTCAAATTTACCAAAGGACAGAGAATCAGTTCACTGCATTTTTATGTTAGTTAACCACAATTCAGAAACAGTTTATAAAGACTTACCATAAAATCCATACACTTGTGTTATCTGCCTGCTCTCATGATTCCCTCGCAAGAGTGTGATACGATCAGGCCATTTAGCTTTTAGTGCAAGAAGGTAGGTGAAAGTCTCAAGACTATAGTAACCTCTGTCTACAAAGTCACCctgcaaattaaaaatatttttacataataAATGGAAAAATGGTTTCAGGAGTGCACACAGTAACATATCTATTTCTAATTCCTCAATTTGCAAAGAGGCCCAACACCACGAGGCACCATAGCACCATTGCTATATgaattctgaaaatatatttaaaaaacaaaaacatttaaatgggTATTTGAAATTTCACAATTTAAAACTGAAACATTACTTCTGTGATTCTTATGTTCCCATTCATCCAAGAAACATTTCAGGAGGTCTTTTATTAGCCACTAAAATATTCTACTTCCCTTCTACTGCCAACATAAGCTACAGCTTTTAGATAGCAGGCTATAAATTGTATTTCCTTTCATGAGAACCAGCATTACCTATTTCAAATTTTAGATaggcaaaataaaaaccacatcCATTAACCAAGTGGAAGAGTAAATTTGGGAGTGGAAAAGATGTTTACAAGCAAGAGAGTTAAAATGGAAACTAAAAGGAAAgaagtctgtttttttttaaatcagcgtAATTGTAGAAGTGCTTTCCTTACACTTTTTTTGAATGATGAACTAACATCTAATATATACATACCATAAATATGTAGTTTGTGTCAGGAACCTGACCTCCAGTTCTGAACAGTTCACATAAGTCATAGAACTGCAAAAAAGAGTTTGTCCATATTAAGGGTTCTGTTATTGTTAGTTAAGAGTGTGTTAGCACAATTAATTGGAATTTATCTAGGTTTAGAGAGAAGTAATCCTTATTTTCAAGAACAAGATAAAAGTAGATCTGAAAAAGCTCAACTGAACAATTATGGCCTCAATGGACAGATTTCCCATTCATCCACTTGGTGTTAAAAAGCCACATTTAGACTGCTGAAATACTGATTAGGTCTTACTTCTCCAGAGCAGCTTTACAGTGTGCAAGCCCTTTGTATGCATAACACCCATCAACTTCAAATGGAGTTCCCTCCTTCTAGGATGAGGCCCCTATTAACATTGAACAGCTCAACAATTgcaatctaagggtatgtctacactgcacagttgtcgccaaaacttgtgtctttcgtgggtacttaaaaaagcccccccggtgaaagacaaaagttttgccaaagCAAGCAGCAGTGTGAACACGGCTTTGTCAGCAGAAgaactctcctgctgacaaagcttaTGCCGCTcacggggctggaagtattttgtcggcaaaagtgccaacaaaatACCACAAAAGAGTGTTCACACACACTGActtttagcaacaaggctgtgtcgacacagccttgttgctaaaagctgcgtagtgtagcCAAGTCCTAAGTAAGAGAGGATAATTCAGCAATGCTTCTTAATCTGTGAGGCTGACTTCCCAAAAGCACACTCTGGGAAAGTTAAAAACAGTATGCTTTCCTTCCACTGCACAAAAGCAGAGCATACAGAATACTGCAAATTACTGAACATTCAGTAGATGGTTCTGCTTCCCTGAACTATGCTTCCCCAACCATATATTTAACAAcgcagctgttactctgaaacctgtcatatatttaaaatactattCACCATCAACCTGCTTGCTCTCTAGGGGTATAACATGCAAGTATTCATGCCATTTTACCTGTCCATGTATATCTCCACAAACTGTAACTGGTGTAGATACTGGCTGCACATTTGACTCTTCCAGCAGTAGGTCACACACATAATCACATAAGCGCTACAGAGGAAAAAGTTTACACTGATCAGCCTGTGGTTTTTGTGCATTGTAATATCAAGGACTAACATATTTGTAAACTAACGAACTAAGTTATTTGCTTTAGGATGTATTCAGTTACCAAATTCTCTAGACATCAATGAGAAACCATGCTGAAATGACTTGGGATGAAAAATGTGTAAGAAAGTTTGGTTACACTTGAATTAATGTTTTAAAGCGCCACTACAGACTCGTACAGTTTAACTATGGTCCCAATGAGGCTCAGAGCAACAGTTCACTGAGTAAGTGTAACTTACATTATTTAAATGCTACATTAAATTGCAGTTTTGCTCTTAAAAATTAGATGACCACTGTGGTTATTTTATGTTTATTGTATCAATTATTTCTGTATTAGATATGCTCAGTTTACAAGGAAAAACGTTAATTTCCAACTGCAAACCCTAAAAACTCATCCTTGGATCAAAGACTCAAACTGGATTCTTTCCTTCTCACTTATCAGTAACTAAggtctcagttacacctgtgcaaccccatgaACAATGCCATGCTCTTCACTGGGGGTACATAGATATAGCTGGCTGGAACTTAGAAAACAATTCCATTGATGATGTACAAAAAAGAATAGAATCCTACTCACACACTCAGGCAAATTGACTCCACTGAATCATAGAAGCAGAAAGTACCACATTTATTTTTGCATGACTCTCCATATACAATGGGTAATGGTCCACTTCACTTTTAATGGTCTCACAATGTTTAACTGCTTATGTTAAACAAGCTGTTCCCACTTCCTATTTAGGGCTTGTACACAGGAAcacttctgttggtgtaacttatgtcactatGGAGTATGActaagccacccccctgagtgatgtaagttacaccgtAAGTGGCAGTGTGGTTTTCTTAtgccagctctcccactgacatagtgggtcttcaccagatgtactacactggtgcagctatgccactgtggTGATTCTTGCATAGACTACCCTCGGAGTATCTTTCCCACACTTGAAAAAGAGCTCAGTAGCacaaaagctggtctctttcaccaaccaaagttagtccagtaaaagatattaccttacacTAGCTTGTCTCTCAAAGGTACAATCGTGTGAGGTCTGCAGCGTTAGAAGAGGCAGTcgcttttcagagcagaaccacactGAGACAAGGATATTTCTTCCAACCTCTACCTAGTCAAAGCAATCTGCAGAATTGCCTGCATTAGCCTGGGCTGGTTTGGCATCATGCCCGTCACAGCCCCGAAGAGCTGACACTAAACGTGCAGGGCTACCGTAGCAACGAGCCCGTGCATCAGACGGGACCTCCGGGCAGGGCGCCTGGCCGAGCGGCCGGTCCCCGAGGCGGGGACCACTCGCACCCGCTTGTCCCGGCTTCTGCCCGCGGCCAGGCCGCTGCCGGCGCCAGGGGCGTGAGCCCAAACCcagaagggggcagcaggccgGGAACAGCGCTGCTGCCGCCCCCCAGGGCGGAGGGGCCCCAGCACCCGCAGCCCTGTGCGCGCCAGGCAGGGGGCCAAGCCCCCACCCCGGCTCTTCCCTCTAGGCTCCgcccgcgccgccgccgccgccgcccctcaCCTTGAGGTCGTTCTCGGGCAGGTACTTGCAGAGCCGCGCAATCTCAACGTACTTATCCAAGTCCAGGGGCGCCATCTTGGCAGAGCAGCTGCGGGGGGCCGGCAACTTCCGGGGGCGGTGAAGCCCCTCTGCCGCGGCCACAAGCCGGAAACGAGGGGAACTTCCGGGGCGAGCGCCGCTGACCCCCTGCGCTTGGGGAGGACGCCGGAACTCAGTCCGTTCTAGCCAGGCACAGGAAGCGGAGGCGCCCCCTACAGACTGCCGCCAGGGGGTGCATCCGCCTCCCCTCCCAGCGCGCTCTGCGTCAGCCCGTGGCGTGCTGCGCAAAGCATGCTGGGAGCCAGGCGTCCCCGGGGTGCGGTGCATGCTGGGCAGTGTAGTCTCTGTGGGCCCCCTCCACATTGGAGGTGGGCGGGAGGAGAAAAGCGGTGCGAGGGCCGGGCCGGCTGAGGGGAGCgagggccgggccgggcgccGTCACGTCTCCCCGCGCGGGGGTTCTCCGCCCCCGGGGGCAGCGGCGGTGAGCTGGGGCCGGTCCCTGCGCGAGGGCGAGGGCCGAACGGGCCGGGACTGGAGCCGGGCGCTGCCCCGCGGACGGCCGGTCGCCCAGTCCTCCAGCCCGCCGGCGCGGCCGCCCCTGCGCCTGGGCAGCGCCGAGCACCCGAGGGGGCCGCGCGATCAGCCACCTTGTGGAGACGTCGGGACGGGACGGGTCCTGCCTGCGGGGGAGGGACTCCGGGGGGATTTCCCCgctggcactgggggagggggggcggctctgggggagtggggggggggagatttccccgctggcactggggggcgggggcggctctgggggagtggggggggggagatttccccgctggcactggggggcgggggcggctctgggggagtgggggggggagatttccccgctggcactggggggcgggggcggctctggggcagtggggggggagaTTTCCCCGctggcactggggggcgggggcggctcgaag
This region of Natator depressus isolate rNatDep1 chromosome 16, rNatDep2.hap1, whole genome shotgun sequence genomic DNA includes:
- the PPP6C gene encoding serine/threonine-protein phosphatase 6 catalytic subunit, with protein sequence MAPLDLDKYVEIARLCKYLPENDLKRLCDYVCDLLLEESNVQPVSTPVTVCGDIHGQFYDLCELFRTGGQVPDTNYIFMGDFVDRGYYSLETFTYLLALKAKWPDRITLLRGNHESRQITQVYGFYDECQTKYGNANAWRYCTKVFDMLTVAALIDEQILCVHGGLSPDIKTLDQIRTIERNQEIPHKGAFCDLVWSDPEDVDTWAISPRGAGWLFGAKVTNEFVHINNLKLICRAHQLVHEGYKFMFDEKLVTVWSAPNYCYRCGNIASIMVFKDVNTREPKLFRAVPDSERVIPPRTTTPYFL